The segment CAAGGTTGAATTCATTCCTGTATTCGGGTAAGAAGACCAGTTTGCAGCATAAGAACAACGGACCGGAGAACCCAATGTACCGCAATTTGGATAAGGACCATAAAATGCAAAATCATAATCATCAGTACTGGTATTAGGCACCAGAGTAAATCCGAGTTTTCCACCCGATACTACTTTTATTGCATACCAGTTGGTATAATTTTCTGTTGGAATACATCCTGCTGTTATATCAGAAGAAAGTCCCGGACCAAAGCTTGCATCCGTGATCGATTGATTATCACACACAGTAGTTGCTCTGATACAATCGAAATTTTCTGTACCAACAGGTGCTGATGGAAATGGCACACAGTCGATGGTAGCTACCCAACCTGCAGCATTTGTAAATGTACTGGAATAAAACCTGAAGGTCAGACAACCGCTTTGATCTGTAGAAATGTATGGGCCCATACCTGCAGCCATTGTTGCTGCATAAGATGAGTAAGTTCCACTCCATACTGAATTCGAACCGAATTCAGGACTATTCTGTGTTGCTCCATTTAATACAGAAAGCTCATCAACGCCTGACTGAGTTGCAAATGACCAGAATGAAACACGCAACGCTGTTCCTCCGGTTTCAGGACAAAATGTTCTGTAGTAATTTCCAATGCCGTTAGAATAATTCGACGATGTACCGCCATCATCAGTAAATGTAAAGCCGCAATCATTTACCATTTGCGCTCCGGCAAAACTTCCTGCTATTCCTGAAGTTGGTTGGGTATAATCTGCTATTGCAGCAGGAGCTGTCGGACATGTTACGCAGGAAATTATAGCTGCCCATCCATTTGCACGATTACTTCCATCAGTTTTGAATCTGAACGTCAGACTTCCGCTTGTCGATATGATTCGTGGAGGAAATGTAGTTCCGCTCCATACTCCGATTCGTGTTGCTGAAGTTGATGCACCGTCAAAAATAGTGAGTGTATCTTTTCCTGACTGAGTCGAGAAAGAAGTAAATTCAACCTGAAGACATGTACTGTTATTAGAAGTAAATGTTTTTACAAAATTTTCATTGTGATTGTATTGACCTGATGGTCCTCCGCTGTCGTAGAAATTTGCATCACAAGTACTGACTGAAGTATTGTTCATGTTGTAAGATGAATTACAAGTTACACATGAAAGACTGATAGCCCATCCGGATTTATTCTGTGAATTGTTGCTGACAAATTTGAATGTCAAACAACCACTGGAAGCGACAAGATCTGCCGGCACACTATTTCCCGAAAAAGTTCCCAGCAATGGCGCAGAAGTATTTGATCCATCATATACAGAAAGTACATCATTCCCGGCTTGTGTATTGAAAGCAGTAAAGTCCGCCATAATACATCCGGATGTTGCACAAAAAGTTATTGTGTAATTTTGATTTCCGGAATAATTACTGCCACTACCACCGGAATCATAGAATGTTCCTGAACAGGTATTAACAGTAGTTCCATTCGAAGTTGAATTTAGAACATACTGCGCTGATGCCATTTCAACAAATAGCATAAGCAAGGCGAAAACGCCAATGTATTTTTTCATAGAGATAAGATTCATTGCCCAACACGGACTATTACAATCTTATTCTATGGAGAAACAAAGATATTGTTATCTGAAAATGACCAGTTTCCCTACATGCATTTTAAAAAGAACAAGGAGTTTTAATTGTTAAATTTTAACATTTGATCAATTATAAAAAACAAAAAGGAGAAAATCTTGCAATTCCTCCTTTGACAAATTTGAAATATTTTTTGATTTCCTCAGACCAAAATTGCCTCGCCGATTGCCTGACGGACAGCCTCTTTGATCGCCTTTGCATCAAAATGACATTCGTCATACAACTCTTTCGGTTCGCCATGATCAATGAACCGATCGGGAATTCCTAACCGGGTAACACGTGCAGAATAATTGTTGTTCATCATGAATTCGCCGATAGCACTTCCGAATCCACCCATCAGACATCCATCTTCAACAGTGATGATTTTTTTAAACCTTGAAAAAATATCGTGAAGTAATTCTTCATCGAGAGGTTTTGCAAATCGCATATCGTAATGTGCAGGAAGTAATCCTTCCTTCTCAAGTTCTTCACATGCTTTCACTGCGAAATTCCCGGGATGACCTAATGAAAGAATTGCCACTTCTTCTCCATCACGAACCATTCGTCCTTTTCCGATCGGAAGTTTTTCAAAAGGAGTTTTCCATTCCGGCATAACACCATTACCACGAGGGTAACGAATGGAGAACGGAGCATTTGTTTCAGGAAGTTGCGCTGTATACATTAAGTTACGAAGCTCTTGTTCATTCATCGGTGCAGAAACGATCATGTTCGGAATACATCGCATGAATGCAATATCAAATGCACCATGATGTGTCGGACCATCAGCACCTGCAAGACCGCCGCGATCAAGACAAAAAACTACATGCAGATTTTGTAATGCAACATCATGAACTACCTGATCATACCCTCTTTGCATGAATGAAGAATAGATATTACAAAACGGTATCAAACCTTGCGTTGCCATACCTGCTGAAAAAGTAACAGCATGTTGTTCTGCAATACCAACATCGAATGCACGATCCGGCATTGCTTTCATCATAATATTCAACGAACATCCTGATGGCATTGCAGGCGTAACACCAACTATCTTATCATTCTTCTCTGCTAATTCTACTATGGTATTTCCAAAAACATCCTGATACTTCGGAGGCTGAGGACCATTGCTTGATGGTTTAATAATCTCCCCGCTGATCTTATCAAACAATCCCGGTGAATGCCATTTCGTTTGATCTTTCTCGGCAAGTTCATAGCCTTTTCCTTTTACAGTAAGAACATGAAGGATCTTTGGTCCGGGAATATCTTTTAAATCATTCATCACTTTCACCAAACGATTTACATCATGTCCATCTACCGGACCGAAATAACGAAAGCGTAGTGATTCAAATAAATTACTTTGTTTTAATAATGTCGTCTTAACTGCATTCTCAACTTTGGATGCGATCTCTTGTGCATTCGGTCCGAACTTACTGATCTTACCAAGCAACTTCCAGACTTCATCTTTTACTTTATTGTATGTATGTGAAACAGTGATGTCTGTTAAATATTCTTTCAAGGCTCCGACATTCGGATCGATACTCATGCAATTGTCGTTCAAAACAACGAGCAGATTTGAATTCTCAACACCGGCATGATTCATTGCTTCGAAAGCAAGTCCTGCTGTCATAGCACCATCACCAATCACTGCAATGTGCTGACGATTTTTATCGCCTTTCAATCGCGAAGCAACGGCCATTCCCAATGCTGCAGAAATGGAAGTCGATGAGTGTCCGACACCAAATGTATCAAACTCACTTTCCGAACGCTTTGGAAAACCACTGATGCCTTTGTAAATTCTGTTAGTATGAAAAATATCGCGACGCCCGGTCAGGATCTTGTGGCCATAGGCCTGATGACCAACATCCCATACGAGTTGATCATCTGGAGTATTGAACACATAATGAAGCGCCACCGTTAATTCGACCACTCCCAGAGATGCACCGAAATGACCTCCGTTAACAGACACAATATCAATGATATAATCTCTAAGTTCCTTAGAAATCTCCGGAAGGTCCGATTCTTTGAACTTTCTAAGATCTTCAGGGAACGTAATCTGTTTTAAATACTTACCGGCTTTGATGTCCATTATTTTCAGAATCTACAAATATAGAAAATTTCGAGTGATGACAGGGTGTTTTCAGGAGGGGAAAACGGACTTTTACGGGAGTTGTTTTAAATATTGGGTGTAATTCGAGGGTATTAACAAAGATTTAGGGAATTTGTTTGCTAAAGGTAAAATCCTAATAAAAGCGAAAAGGTGCCGCCTTCAAGCTCTTTTGATTAAAAATTACCTGATCTTGTATTTAATTCGACATTCTTTAGGTGGTCGCAAAATGCGACCACCTCTAAAAAATTA is part of the Bacteroidota bacterium genome and harbors:
- a CDS encoding T9SS type A sorting domain-containing protein → MKKYIGVFALLMLFVEMASAQYVLNSTSNGTTVNTCSGTFYDSGGSGSNYSGNQNYTITFCATSGCIMADFTAFNTQAGNDVLSVYDGSNTSAPLLGTFSGNSVPADLVASSGCLTFKFVSNNSQNKSGWAISLSCVTCNSSYNMNNTSVSTCDANFYDSGGPSGQYNHNENFVKTFTSNNSTCLQVEFTSFSTQSGKDTLTIFDGASTSATRIGVWSGTTFPPRIISTSGSLTFRFKTDGSNRANGWAAIISCVTCPTAPAAIADYTQPTSGIAGSFAGAQMVNDCGFTFTDDGGTSSNYSNGIGNYYRTFCPETGGTALRVSFWSFATQSGVDELSVLNGATQNSPEFGSNSVWSGTYSSYAATMAAGMGPYISTDQSGCLTFRFYSSTFTNAAGWVATIDCVPFPSAPVGTENFDCIRATTVCDNQSITDASFGPGLSSDITAGCIPTENYTNWYAIKVVSGGKLGFTLVPNTSTDDYDFAFYGPYPNCGTLGSPVRCSYAANWSSYPNTGMNSTLNLSTNTGTGNNGSDQTEGAEGNGFADEIAVNAGETYLVVVSKWSPGGNGFALNWILSNGASLDCAVPLPIELLTFNAEPENSSVRLNWITTTEINNDYFEIERSSNGSEFISIHKMRGGGTSTQTLEYNLTDFEPLTGTSYYRLKQVDFDGKFTYSDILPVKFAASKQLCTIQPNPATANVEVVLYISSEKVIPVRIMNAMGAIIFEKGWTVHEGINRLPIDVAQFAKGVYFVTLENGPEVSKLRLVKE
- a CDS encoding 1-deoxy-D-xylulose-5-phosphate synthase; this encodes MDIKAGKYLKQITFPEDLRKFKESDLPEISKELRDYIIDIVSVNGGHFGASLGVVELTVALHYVFNTPDDQLVWDVGHQAYGHKILTGRRDIFHTNRIYKGISGFPKRSESEFDTFGVGHSSTSISAALGMAVASRLKGDKNRQHIAVIGDGAMTAGLAFEAMNHAGVENSNLLVVLNDNCMSIDPNVGALKEYLTDITVSHTYNKVKDEVWKLLGKISKFGPNAQEIASKVENAVKTTLLKQSNLFESLRFRYFGPVDGHDVNRLVKVMNDLKDIPGPKILHVLTVKGKGYELAEKDQTKWHSPGLFDKISGEIIKPSSNGPQPPKYQDVFGNTIVELAEKNDKIVGVTPAMPSGCSLNIMMKAMPDRAFDVGIAEQHAVTFSAGMATQGLIPFCNIYSSFMQRGYDQVVHDVALQNLHVVFCLDRGGLAGADGPTHHGAFDIAFMRCIPNMIVSAPMNEQELRNLMYTAQLPETNAPFSIRYPRGNGVMPEWKTPFEKLPIGKGRMVRDGEEVAILSLGHPGNFAVKACEELEKEGLLPAHYDMRFAKPLDEELLHDIFSRFKKIITVEDGCLMGGFGSAIGEFMMNNNYSARVTRLGIPDRFIDHGEPKELYDECHFDAKAIKEAVRQAIGEAILV